One part of the Pandoraea faecigallinarum genome encodes these proteins:
- a CDS encoding serine hydrolase domain-containing protein: MRLRSHAIARVMGQAGACARRVVLTILLSSATLTGSGLALAQTPSNAPASSAAAANANGAVVALPSTGPVTAIRPAVPIGQSTLAQGVAQIKERYNLSHVWLRTESDNGVALEAATPGDDVQQLLPMASLSKSITAIGIALLVQQGKLSLDARLGDLLDAYARQHGKPLDPTLRDLTVRRLLAHRAGLATNGFNDPVNGLFSGLAIRRVGGSADFFNYLDAGDASHSTGKSDFVYSNVSYLLLGMVIEAVSGEDYKDFCETSIFAPLGVSDARLPDNWRLLAPFAGWQMSTGALLKVWRVFDIRRPSLLTEKTLRTLLLDKQAGPVNSDRDVYYTLGVFMLAGAGDRSYRISHDGIADFFRTQSTYYTVAEKTVPGDSWAIVVSPIPSRGQFGALQRDVRRIIRQARLVP; this comes from the coding sequence ATGCGCCTTCGTTCGCATGCCATTGCGCGAGTCATGGGACAAGCCGGTGCGTGCGCACGTCGAGTTGTCCTGACTATCCTGCTGAGTTCCGCCACGCTAACGGGGTCGGGCCTTGCGCTCGCCCAGACGCCATCGAACGCGCCGGCCTCATCCGCGGCCGCCGCCAACGCCAACGGTGCGGTGGTCGCACTGCCCTCGACGGGACCGGTCACGGCGATCCGGCCAGCGGTGCCGATCGGACAATCGACCCTCGCGCAGGGCGTGGCGCAGATCAAGGAGCGCTATAACCTTTCGCATGTCTGGCTGCGTACCGAGTCGGACAACGGTGTGGCGCTCGAAGCCGCGACGCCGGGCGACGACGTTCAGCAATTGCTGCCGATGGCGAGCCTGTCGAAATCGATCACGGCCATTGGCATTGCGCTACTCGTGCAGCAGGGCAAACTCTCGCTCGACGCCCGGCTCGGCGATTTGCTCGACGCCTACGCCAGGCAACACGGCAAGCCGCTCGATCCGACACTGCGCGATCTGACTGTCCGACGCCTGCTTGCCCATCGCGCGGGCCTTGCCACCAACGGTTTCAACGATCCGGTCAATGGGCTGTTCAGCGGACTGGCCATCCGTCGCGTGGGCGGGAGTGCCGATTTCTTCAACTATCTGGACGCGGGCGACGCCAGTCACTCGACGGGCAAAAGCGATTTCGTCTATTCGAACGTCTCATATCTGCTGCTTGGCATGGTGATCGAGGCGGTGTCCGGCGAGGACTACAAGGACTTCTGCGAGACGTCCATCTTCGCGCCGCTCGGCGTGAGCGACGCCAGGCTGCCGGACAACTGGCGTCTGCTTGCGCCGTTCGCGGGCTGGCAAATGTCAACGGGTGCGCTGCTCAAGGTGTGGCGCGTGTTCGATATCCGGCGCCCGAGCCTGCTGACGGAAAAGACATTGCGCACGTTGCTGCTCGACAAGCAGGCCGGACCGGTGAATTCGGATCGCGATGTGTATTACACACTCGGCGTTTTCATGCTGGCGGGGGCGGGTGATCGCAGTTATCGCATCAGCCACGACGGCATCGCGGATTTCTTTCGCACGCAATCGACGTACTACACTGTGGCGGAGAAAACGGTCCCTGGCGACAGCTGGGCGATCGTGGTGTCGCCGATTCCGTCGCGCGGCCAGTTCGGAGCGCTTCAGCGCGACGTGCGCCGTATCATCCGTCAGGCGCGTCTGGTGCCGTGA
- a CDS encoding SLC13 family permease: protein MTESAAPQTSRSPHASDVLRRERVRARLKALGGYAAYAGLALALWAASHGSATLGLSPAAAQAAVLVLFTIGAWAFGLFPEPVTTLSFFLLAVLLHVAKPEIIFAGFHSAAWWLVFGGAVTGLAVRTTGLGTRLAATIFALKRPTYPRYVASVMIASVGLAFVMPSTTGRILLLIPIVLALADRIGLTEGRRGRTGLVMTVAAGSYMPPTTILPANIPNSVLMGAADSFYGVKLHYAPYLLLHFPVLGALKAAILVWVVCRLFPDDGPLAPPGATTSPPLTTDARRLSLLLALALAGFATDTWHGISPAWISVAAAILCLLPAIHIVTPKTFTDQMQITPLIYVAGFLGVGAVVADTGLGEKVARLCLDAVGMMPGTPVVNAAWLIAIGAAIGLVATLPGLPAVLTPLAGQLATASGLPLYTVLMLQVPVFSTVLLPYQSPPMMIAMHLGGVGMRDGTRLTVVMTIITLVLLFPLDYVWWRGLGMLP, encoded by the coding sequence ATGACCGAATCCGCTGCACCGCAGACCTCCCGCTCGCCACATGCCTCGGACGTTCTGCGCCGTGAGCGGGTCCGCGCACGTCTGAAGGCCCTCGGCGGCTATGCCGCCTACGCCGGACTCGCGCTGGCGCTGTGGGCGGCCAGTCACGGCAGCGCCACGCTCGGCTTGTCGCCCGCCGCCGCGCAAGCCGCCGTGCTGGTGCTATTCACCATCGGGGCCTGGGCGTTCGGACTGTTCCCGGAACCCGTCACCACACTCTCTTTCTTTCTGCTCGCCGTGCTGTTGCACGTGGCGAAGCCGGAAATCATCTTTGCCGGCTTTCATTCGGCGGCGTGGTGGCTGGTGTTCGGCGGTGCGGTCACCGGGCTCGCCGTACGAACGACAGGTCTCGGCACCCGCCTCGCAGCGACGATCTTCGCGCTCAAGCGTCCGACGTATCCGCGCTATGTCGCCTCCGTGATGATCGCGAGCGTCGGCCTCGCCTTCGTCATGCCTTCGACGACCGGGCGCATTCTGCTGCTCATCCCCATCGTGCTCGCGCTGGCGGATCGCATTGGCCTCACCGAGGGGCGGCGCGGGCGCACCGGCCTCGTCATGACGGTCGCCGCCGGGAGCTACATGCCGCCGACCACGATCCTGCCCGCCAACATTCCGAACAGCGTGCTGATGGGCGCGGCCGATTCGTTTTACGGCGTGAAGCTGCATTACGCACCCTATCTGCTGCTGCACTTCCCCGTGCTTGGCGCGCTCAAGGCAGCGATTCTCGTATGGGTTGTCTGCCGCCTGTTCCCTGACGACGGTCCGCTCGCGCCCCCCGGCGCAACGACATCGCCACCGTTGACGACCGATGCAAGGCGCCTGTCGCTCCTGCTCGCGCTGGCGCTCGCCGGCTTCGCCACGGACACATGGCACGGCATTTCGCCCGCCTGGATTTCGGTGGCCGCCGCGATCCTCTGCCTGCTGCCCGCGATTCACATTGTCACGCCGAAGACTTTCACCGATCAGATGCAGATCACGCCGCTCATCTACGTCGCAGGCTTTCTCGGCGTCGGCGCGGTAGTGGCCGATACCGGACTGGGGGAAAAGGTCGCGCGGCTGTGTCTTGACGCCGTCGGCATGATGCCCGGCACCCCGGTCGTCAACGCCGCGTGGCTGATCGCCATCGGCGCGGCCATCGGACTCGTCGCGACACTGCCGGGTCTGCCCGCCGTGCTCACACCGCTCGCGGGACAGCTTGCCACCGCGAGCGGCCTGCCGCTCTACACCGTGTTGATGCTTCAGGTGCCGGTGTTCTCGACCGTGCTGCTGCCGTACCAGAGCCCGCCGATGATGATCGCGATGCACCTCGGCGGCGTGGGCATGCGCGACGGCACGCGACTGACCGTGGTCATGACGATCATCACGCTGGTGCTGCTGTTCCCGTTGGATTACGTGTGGTGGCGCGGACTCGGCATGCTGCCGTGA
- a CDS encoding virulence factor family protein, giving the protein MTGKAMTMQGRAGGVNDVDDRGGAEDARHLRVRQPKRSRGTWWLSVWRAVLASAPGAKRVAMLAVAMAPAAVLAQTSESTQARSHPLNVLKPAPKAGPVAQSNAPDTSAAAPVMPKAAAAAAGAAAFRNAAADGSAAPEIMTHGRFENIPIFRPQGEPNATVLFFSDDDGWTPRAERMARALADTGALVAGIDTARLMANYTKDDIACVYAAGDLDNFGRWVEAAVKLPGYTPPILVGDGVGGTFAYAMLAQAGNDTFSGALSVDFCPVLPMARALCQGEGVHFGRGITHTAGGAPMRLLPAPVMSAPWLAMGGPAAGPGSPGRAPRCPDHVAQEFAARTPNSSWLVGGLAGSLGAMDTSGTANAQGVASAPVLADWVTQYKNAFRRLNAHHVAGTARPPAAVADLPVIEVPATARPAANMADTFAILLSGDGGWAGLDRDVAGALAAHGIPVVGVDSLRYFWSARTPASGALDIDRLLRFYQTRWNKKRAILIGYSQGADVLPFMVNRLPPVARERVGLLVLMGLGQKADFEFRMTNWVMSSQNGLPIRPEVERLPDGMAMCVYGADEDDSNCPGLDPRRVQIVKMPGGHHFDGNYTGLADLILQGLAKR; this is encoded by the coding sequence ATGACAGGCAAAGCAATGACGATGCAGGGCCGGGCCGGCGGGGTGAATGACGTGGACGATCGGGGCGGGGCCGAAGACGCGCGCCATCTGCGCGTGAGACAGCCGAAGCGCTCGCGCGGGACGTGGTGGCTGAGTGTGTGGCGCGCCGTGTTGGCGAGTGCGCCAGGTGCGAAACGCGTGGCGATGTTGGCGGTGGCGATGGCGCCTGCCGCTGTGCTGGCGCAGACGTCCGAATCGACGCAGGCGCGCAGTCATCCCCTCAACGTCCTGAAGCCCGCACCGAAGGCGGGGCCGGTGGCGCAGTCGAATGCCCCGGACACCAGCGCCGCGGCCCCGGTCATGCCGAAGGCCGCGGCAGCGGCGGCCGGTGCCGCGGCGTTTCGTAATGCCGCCGCCGACGGCAGCGCCGCGCCCGAGATCATGACGCATGGCCGCTTCGAGAACATCCCGATCTTTCGGCCGCAGGGCGAGCCGAACGCCACGGTGCTGTTCTTCTCCGACGACGACGGATGGACACCGCGTGCCGAACGCATGGCCCGCGCACTGGCCGACACCGGCGCGCTGGTGGCCGGGATCGACACGGCGCGGCTGATGGCGAACTACACGAAGGACGACATCGCGTGCGTGTACGCGGCCGGCGATCTCGATAACTTCGGCCGGTGGGTCGAGGCCGCCGTCAAGCTGCCGGGCTACACGCCGCCGATTCTCGTAGGCGACGGCGTGGGCGGCACGTTCGCGTATGCGATGCTCGCGCAGGCCGGTAACGACACGTTCTCCGGCGCGCTCTCGGTCGACTTCTGCCCGGTGCTGCCGATGGCGCGTGCGCTGTGTCAGGGCGAGGGGGTACATTTCGGACGCGGCATCACGCACACGGCGGGCGGTGCCCCCATGCGCCTGCTCCCCGCGCCCGTGATGAGTGCACCGTGGCTGGCGATGGGCGGGCCGGCGGCCGGTCCCGGCAGCCCGGGACGCGCCCCGCGCTGCCCGGACCACGTCGCGCAGGAATTCGCGGCACGCACGCCGAATTCGAGTTGGCTCGTGGGCGGGCTGGCGGGCAGTCTCGGGGCGATGGACACGAGCGGCACGGCGAACGCGCAGGGCGTTGCGTCTGCCCCCGTGCTGGCCGATTGGGTGACGCAATACAAGAACGCGTTCCGGCGGCTGAACGCACACCACGTGGCCGGCACGGCGCGCCCGCCCGCCGCTGTCGCAGACCTGCCGGTGATCGAAGTGCCGGCCACGGCCAGGCCTGCCGCCAACATGGCCGACACCTTCGCGATCCTGCTCTCGGGCGATGGTGGATGGGCCGGGTTGGATCGCGATGTGGCCGGGGCGCTGGCCGCCCATGGCATTCCGGTGGTGGGCGTCGATTCGCTCCGTTACTTCTGGTCGGCGCGCACCCCGGCGTCCGGCGCGCTCGACATCGATCGCCTCTTGCGCTTTTATCAGACCCGCTGGAACAAGAAGCGCGCAATCCTCATCGGCTATTCGCAGGGCGCCGACGTGCTGCCGTTCATGGTGAACCGGCTGCCGCCGGTCGCCCGCGAGCGTGTTGGCCTGCTCGTGCTGATGGGGCTCGGCCAGAAGGCCGATTTCGAATTCCGCATGACCAACTGGGTAATGTCGAGCCAGAACGGGCTGCCGATCCGGCCCGAAGTCGAGCGTCTGCCCGACGGCATGGCGATGTGTGTCTACGGGGCCGATGAAGACGACAGCAACTGCCCGGGGCTCGATCCCCGCCGCGTACAGATCGTGAAGATGCCCGGCGGGCACCATTTCGACGGCAATTACACCGGTCTGGCGGATCTGATCCTTCAGGGGCTCGCCAAACGCTGA
- a CDS encoding solute carrier family 23 protein, translating to MAEGYFPKWQQQDTASGRVIAPDERLPWPQTVAMGVQHVVAMFGSTVLAPLLMGFDPNLAIFMSGIGTLLFFVLVGGRVPSYLGSSFAFIGLVISVTGYAGSGPNMNIPVALGGIIACGVLYAIIGLIVMAVGTRWIETLMPPVVTGAVVAVIGLNLAPVAVKGVSATSFDTWMALATVLCVGLVAVLARGMVQRLLILVGLLLAYVLYAVLTNGMGLGKPIDFAVVANAAWFGLPHFAAPVFKPEAMVLLAPIAIILVAENLGHIKAVSAMTGQNLDRYMGRAFLGDGLATIVSGSVGGTGVTTYAENIGVMAVTKIYSTLVFAVAAVIALVLGFSPKFGALIQTIPGPVLGGVSIVVFGLITVAGARIWVQNKVDFSDNRNLIVAAVTLVLGAGDFTLKFGSFSLGGIGCATFGAIILYALLRGRGASRPAAM from the coding sequence ATGGCAGAGGGTTACTTCCCGAAGTGGCAGCAACAGGACACAGCCTCCGGGCGCGTGATCGCGCCCGATGAGCGTCTGCCGTGGCCGCAGACCGTTGCGATGGGCGTGCAGCACGTGGTCGCCATGTTCGGCTCGACCGTGCTCGCGCCGCTGCTCATGGGCTTCGACCCGAACCTCGCCATCTTCATGTCGGGTATCGGCACGTTGCTGTTCTTCGTGCTTGTCGGCGGGCGCGTGCCGAGCTATCTCGGCTCCAGCTTCGCCTTCATCGGTCTCGTGATTTCGGTGACGGGCTACGCGGGCAGCGGTCCGAACATGAACATTCCCGTCGCGCTCGGCGGGATCATCGCCTGCGGTGTGCTGTACGCGATCATCGGCCTGATCGTGATGGCGGTCGGCACACGCTGGATCGAGACGCTCATGCCGCCGGTCGTGACGGGCGCCGTGGTCGCGGTCATCGGGTTGAATCTCGCGCCGGTGGCGGTGAAGGGCGTGTCGGCCACCAGCTTCGATACGTGGATGGCGCTCGCGACGGTGCTGTGCGTGGGCCTCGTGGCCGTGCTCGCGCGCGGCATGGTGCAACGTCTGCTGATTCTCGTGGGCCTGTTGCTGGCCTACGTGCTGTACGCCGTGCTGACGAACGGCATGGGGCTGGGCAAGCCGATTGACTTTGCCGTCGTGGCGAATGCCGCATGGTTCGGTCTGCCGCATTTCGCCGCGCCCGTGTTCAAGCCCGAAGCCATGGTGCTGCTCGCGCCCATCGCCATCATTCTGGTGGCCGAGAATCTGGGGCACATCAAGGCGGTGAGCGCCATGACGGGGCAGAACCTCGACCGCTACATGGGCCGCGCCTTTCTCGGCGATGGACTGGCGACCATCGTGTCGGGCAGCGTCGGCGGCACGGGCGTCACCACGTACGCCGAGAACATCGGTGTGATGGCCGTCACCAAGATCTATTCGACGCTGGTCTTCGCGGTGGCCGCCGTCATCGCGCTGGTGCTGGGCTTCTCGCCGAAGTTCGGTGCGCTCATCCAGACGATTCCCGGGCCGGTACTCGGGGGCGTGTCCATCGTAGTGTTCGGTCTGATCACCGTGGCCGGCGCGCGCATCTGGGTGCAGAACAAGGTGGATTTCTCGGATAACCGCAACCTGATCGTGGCCGCGGTGACGCTCGTGCTGGGCGCGGGCGATTTCACGCTGAAGTTCGGCAGCTTTTCGCTCGGCGGGATCGGCTGTGCGACGTTCGGCGCGATCATTCTGTATGCCCTGCTGCGCGGTCGTGGCGCCTCGCGGCCGGCGGCGATGTAA
- a CDS encoding LysR substrate-binding domain-containing protein yields the protein MKFDLTDLRLCLLVAEAGSITGGAERAHLTLASASARIRGLEETLGVALFMRHRQGVIPTPAGRALLAHARRVLAQIEQMRGELGEYAAGLKGNVRIASNTVAMSEFLPDLLGAFLAGHPNVEIALREQTSPAVVQAVLEGAADIGVVSDWIELTGLETVPFRQDRLVIVTPPGHALAALDEIAFVDVLDAEFIGLPEPSALAEHLDGHAKRAGRPLRYRLRLRDFDSLCRAVATGAALGIVPLSAARRSATTLGIGIVPLVDPWALRTLVLCVRERDALPVYARQLLDHLHAAPPEKNAAANENGTT from the coding sequence GTGAAATTCGACCTGACCGATCTGCGCCTGTGCCTGCTGGTGGCCGAAGCCGGCAGCATCACCGGCGGCGCCGAGCGCGCCCATCTGACGCTGGCATCCGCGAGCGCACGCATTCGCGGACTCGAAGAAACGCTGGGCGTCGCCCTCTTCATGCGTCATCGTCAGGGTGTCATTCCCACGCCCGCCGGACGCGCTCTGCTCGCGCACGCCCGGCGCGTACTCGCACAAATCGAACAGATGCGCGGCGAGCTTGGCGAGTATGCGGCGGGCCTCAAGGGCAACGTGCGAATCGCGTCCAACACCGTCGCCATGTCCGAATTCCTGCCGGATCTGCTCGGTGCGTTTCTCGCCGGGCATCCGAACGTGGAAATCGCGCTGCGCGAGCAGACAAGTCCCGCCGTGGTGCAGGCCGTACTCGAAGGCGCCGCAGATATCGGTGTCGTATCGGACTGGATCGAATTGACGGGACTCGAAACGGTGCCCTTCCGGCAGGACCGGCTGGTCATCGTCACGCCGCCGGGCCATGCCCTCGCCGCGCTCGACGAGATCGCCTTCGTCGACGTGCTCGACGCCGAATTCATCGGTCTGCCCGAGCCAAGCGCGCTGGCCGAGCACCTCGACGGCCACGCCAAACGTGCGGGACGCCCGCTTCGCTACCGCTTGCGTCTGCGCGACTTCGACAGCCTGTGCCGGGCCGTCGCAACAGGCGCCGCGCTCGGCATCGTGCCCCTGAGCGCCGCCCGGCGCTCGGCGACCACGCTGGGCATCGGCATCGTGCCGCTCGTCGACCCATGGGCGCTGCGTACGCTCGTGCTGTGCGTGCGCGAGCGCGACGCCCTGCCTGTCTACGCGCGGCAGCTGCTCGACCATCTGCACGCCGCGCCCCCCGAAAAAAACGCAGCCGCAAACGAAAACGGCACGACGTAA
- a CDS encoding GIY-YIG nuclease family protein: MPKPWFLYLLECAGGRIYTGITVDVQARYAAHVAGKGARFTRAYPPSRILFSLPFADRSAASRAEYRIKQLSASQKRGLIAGTYVCELSDIVAAGAPFTAPDAPDG, translated from the coding sequence GTGCCGAAGCCGTGGTTTCTCTATTTGCTGGAGTGCGCAGGCGGGCGCATCTATACCGGTATCACCGTCGATGTCCAGGCGCGCTATGCGGCGCACGTGGCGGGCAAGGGCGCGCGTTTCACGCGGGCGTATCCGCCGTCGCGCATTCTGTTCTCGTTGCCGTTCGCCGACCGCTCGGCGGCCTCACGCGCCGAGTACCGCATCAAGCAATTGAGCGCGTCGCAAAAACGCGGCCTCATCGCCGGAACGTATGTGTGCGAACTCAGCGACATCGTGGCCGCCGGCGCTCCGTTCACGGCACCAGACGCGCCTGACGGATGA
- the mprF gene encoding bifunctional lysylphosphatidylglycerol flippase/synthetase MprF — protein sequence MTEPPRARPSRPADTASPPAVTSAASPDTAGPGAAASAASGSGASPPASTAPSAASATSESSEASGATVSDEAAWLALPAPLRLIRRFPWSAARPWLIVASVLLLGLFVFDALHHMLRHVHYDNVIAAIHDTPVTRLVLAMLATLASYAALTGYDISGLAYAGAKVRRSTVVLTSFIAYALGNSVGLGVLTGGTVRMRMYAAAGVDASKVAQAVAFNAGAFGLGMTVFGSLGMLWGASRVSALVPIPAWMLQLFAVLLLAGAAAFLAVCARKRSVAIFGRWSMPLPPLRLALRQLLISAADLGMAAAALWCLLPAGVVDLPTFVVFYAIAMALGVLSHVPGGVGVFEAVILLATNGHAPISQVAGALVLYRGIYYLLPLILAACLLAGFELRRGPAAPIGRAAVRLFPGILAALTLVAGVMLLISGVTPATRDAEDFLRRHMPLFLVEVSHLLGSVAGLSMLFLARGLLHRLDAAWWGSLGLTVIAAVLAIPKGIAWSEFFVLAVLATLLLVSRRQFDRRSSLFTQSFEPGWIIAVLSVLGACTWLMFMSYRRVEYANQLWWQFTFDGDAPRSMRALMVVAVIGLGVSLWQLLRQSPGAMVPATQDELVRAKAIIRKQPAADACLALMGDKSFLFSPSGNAFIMYAKHRRSWVSLSDPVGDQKEWPELIWRFIELADAHGGRAAFYKTRPQALPLYIDAGLRAFKLGEEAFVSLPEFGLQGSRRANLRHGVTRGEREGLTLEIVPPEEVGAHLGQMRLVSDAWLARQHTREKGFSLGAFHDAYVVRQPVALVRREGRLVAFATLMCPDVLRIEASIDLMRQVPDAPPGTMDFLFAKLMLHFKAQGYQRFGLGMAPMSGMQTHQLAPRWHRFGRMMFAHGARFYNFRGLRSFKEKFDPQWETRYLMTPGGIAPMLTLADVASLVGGGWKGMIAK from the coding sequence ATGACAGAACCGCCACGCGCGCGCCCGAGCCGGCCCGCCGATACTGCTTCTCCCCCGGCCGTCACCTCGGCCGCCTCCCCGGACACCGCCGGACCCGGCGCTGCGGCCTCCGCCGCCAGCGGATCCGGTGCTTCACCGCCCGCGTCAACGGCGCCCTCCGCCGCCTCGGCGACCTCCGAATCGTCGGAAGCTTCCGGTGCGACCGTATCCGACGAGGCCGCCTGGCTCGCGCTTCCCGCGCCCCTGCGCCTGATCCGGCGCTTCCCGTGGAGCGCGGCACGCCCGTGGCTGATCGTCGCAAGCGTTCTCCTGCTCGGCCTGTTCGTTTTCGACGCGCTGCATCACATGCTGCGGCACGTGCATTACGACAACGTCATCGCGGCGATCCACGACACGCCGGTGACGCGTCTCGTGCTCGCCATGCTGGCCACTCTCGCGAGCTACGCGGCGCTCACCGGCTACGACATTTCCGGTCTGGCGTACGCCGGGGCCAAGGTCAGGCGATCGACGGTCGTGCTGACGTCGTTCATCGCCTACGCACTGGGAAACTCCGTCGGGCTGGGGGTGCTGACCGGCGGCACGGTGCGCATGCGGATGTACGCGGCGGCCGGGGTCGACGCGTCGAAAGTCGCGCAGGCCGTCGCGTTCAACGCAGGGGCGTTCGGGCTCGGGATGACGGTCTTCGGCTCGCTTGGCATGTTGTGGGGCGCCTCCCGCGTCTCGGCGCTGGTGCCGATTCCCGCATGGATGTTGCAGCTTTTCGCCGTGCTGCTGCTCGCCGGGGCAGCCGCGTTTCTTGCAGTGTGCGCCCGCAAGCGCAGCGTCGCGATTTTCGGCCGCTGGTCGATGCCGTTGCCGCCGTTGCGCCTCGCGCTGCGCCAGTTGCTCATCTCCGCTGCCGATCTCGGCATGGCCGCGGCGGCGCTCTGGTGTCTGCTGCCCGCCGGCGTGGTGGATCTGCCGACCTTCGTCGTCTTCTACGCCATCGCGATGGCGCTTGGTGTCCTCAGTCACGTGCCGGGCGGCGTCGGCGTGTTCGAGGCGGTGATTCTGCTGGCGACGAACGGCCACGCACCGATCAGCCAGGTCGCCGGGGCGCTGGTGCTCTATCGTGGAATCTATTACCTCTTGCCGCTGATACTCGCGGCGTGTCTGCTCGCCGGGTTCGAGTTGCGCCGGGGGCCGGCGGCGCCCATCGGCCGCGCGGCCGTGCGCCTGTTCCCCGGCATTCTGGCGGCGCTCACGCTCGTGGCCGGGGTGATGCTGCTGATTTCGGGCGTCACGCCCGCGACGCGCGACGCCGAGGACTTCCTGCGCCGCCACATGCCGCTGTTTCTCGTCGAAGTCTCGCACCTGCTCGGCAGCGTCGCGGGCCTGTCGATGCTGTTCCTCGCACGCGGATTGCTGCACCGGCTGGACGCCGCATGGTGGGGCTCGCTCGGTCTGACCGTCATCGCCGCCGTGCTGGCCATTCCGAAAGGCATCGCGTGGTCCGAGTTTTTTGTACTGGCCGTGCTCGCGACCTTGCTGCTCGTCTCGCGAAGGCAGTTCGACCGCCGCTCGTCGCTCTTCACCCAGTCGTTCGAGCCGGGCTGGATCATCGCGGTCCTGTCGGTGCTGGGCGCGTGTACGTGGTTGATGTTCATGTCGTACCGGCGTGTGGAATACGCGAACCAACTCTGGTGGCAGTTCACGTTCGATGGCGACGCGCCGCGTTCGATGCGTGCGCTGATGGTCGTGGCCGTGATCGGTCTGGGCGTCTCGCTCTGGCAACTGCTGCGTCAGTCGCCGGGCGCGATGGTGCCCGCCACGCAGGACGAACTGGTGCGCGCGAAGGCCATCATCCGCAAGCAGCCCGCCGCCGACGCGTGCCTCGCGCTCATGGGAGACAAGAGCTTCCTGTTCTCGCCGTCCGGCAACGCCTTCATCATGTACGCCAAGCATCGCCGCTCGTGGGTGTCGCTCTCGGACCCCGTGGGCGATCAGAAGGAATGGCCCGAGTTGATCTGGCGCTTCATCGAACTGGCCGACGCACATGGCGGTCGCGCCGCGTTTTACAAAACGCGTCCGCAGGCGTTGCCGCTCTATATCGACGCCGGCCTTCGCGCGTTCAAGCTCGGCGAGGAGGCGTTCGTCTCGCTGCCCGAGTTCGGATTGCAGGGTTCGCGTCGCGCGAATCTGCGGCACGGCGTGACGCGCGGCGAGCGCGAGGGGCTGACCCTCGAGATCGTGCCGCCCGAGGAGGTTGGGGCGCATCTCGGGCAGATGCGGCTGGTGTCGGATGCGTGGCTCGCGCGCCAGCACACGCGGGAAAAGGGTTTCTCGCTCGGGGCGTTCCACGACGCGTATGTCGTGCGCCAGCCGGTGGCGCTGGTGCGTCGCGAGGGCCGGCTGGTGGCATTCGCCACGTTGATGTGCCCCGACGTCCTGCGCATCGAAGCGAGCATCGACCTGATGCGTCAGGTGCCCGACGCGCCGCCCGGCACCATGGACTTCCTCTTCGCAAAGCTCATGCTGCATTTCAAGGCGCAGGGTTATCAGCGGTTCGGGCTCGGCATGGCACCGATGTCGGGCATGCAGACGCATCAGCTCGCCCCGCGCTGGCATCGCTTCGGCCGGATGATGTTCGCGCACGGTGCGCGCTTTTATAACTTCCGCGGGTTGCGCAGCTTCAAGGAGAAGTTCGACCCGCAGTGGGAGACGCGTTACCTGATGACGCCGGGCGGCATCGCGCCGATGCTGACGCTGGCCGACGTGGCGTCGCTCGTCGGCGGCGGCTGGAAAGGGATGATAGCGAAATGA